From the bacterium genome, one window contains:
- the guaB gene encoding IMP dehydrogenase — protein MFTYDMPEGFTFDDVLLVPGASSFLPRDADVGTRLSRRVSLNIPLVSAAMDTVTEAAMAIAMAQEGGIGVIHRNLTVEQQAQEVDRVKKSESGMIIDPVTVHPDQPIAEALDVMRRYKISGLPVTKDGKLVGILTNRDLRFEKRLNRRVAEVMTKDDLVTAQPGISLEDATEILHQHRIEKLLIVDERDRLRGLITVKDINKAAQFPDACKDSYGRLRVAGAIGTGDDRRERAERLVAAGADVLVIDTAHGHSGNVIDTVKEIKAAFPDVDLVAGNIATAEGARALAEAGADGLKVGMGPASICTTRVVSGVGVPQLTAIAAAARVAKDFDIPLIADGGIKFSGDIPKALAAGADSVMIGGLFAGTEESPGETILYQGRTYKLYRGMGSLEAMREREGSRNRYMQDEEEQMKLVPEGIEGRVPHKGPLSFIVAQLVGGLKAGMGYVGCRTIEELQTSARFMRVSNASLQESHVHDVFIAKEAPNYQRSGDR, from the coding sequence ATGTTCACGTATGACATGCCGGAAGGCTTCACCTTCGACGACGTGTTGTTGGTGCCCGGCGCGTCGAGCTTCCTGCCGCGCGACGCCGACGTCGGGACGCGATTGTCGCGGCGGGTGAGCCTCAACATCCCGCTGGTCAGCGCCGCGATGGACACGGTCACCGAGGCGGCGATGGCGATCGCCATGGCGCAGGAGGGCGGCATCGGCGTCATCCACCGCAATCTGACCGTCGAGCAGCAGGCGCAGGAGGTGGACCGGGTCAAGAAGTCGGAGAGCGGCATGATCATCGATCCGGTGACCGTGCACCCGGACCAGCCGATCGCCGAGGCGCTCGACGTCATGCGCCGCTACAAGATCAGCGGCCTGCCGGTGACCAAGGACGGCAAGCTGGTGGGCATCCTCACCAACCGCGACCTGCGCTTCGAGAAGCGGCTGAACCGCCGGGTGGCGGAGGTGATGACCAAGGACGATCTGGTGACCGCGCAGCCCGGCATCAGCCTCGAGGACGCGACCGAGATCCTGCACCAGCACCGCATCGAGAAGCTGCTGATCGTCGACGAACGGGACCGCCTGCGCGGGCTGATCACGGTGAAGGACATCAACAAGGCGGCGCAGTTCCCGGACGCCTGCAAGGACTCCTACGGGCGGCTGCGGGTCGCCGGCGCCATCGGCACCGGCGACGACCGCCGCGAGCGCGCGGAGCGCCTGGTGGCGGCGGGCGCCGACGTGCTGGTGATCGACACCGCGCACGGCCACTCCGGCAACGTCATCGACACGGTGAAGGAGATCAAGGCGGCGTTCCCGGACGTCGACCTGGTCGCCGGCAACATCGCCACCGCCGAGGGCGCGCGAGCGCTTGCCGAGGCCGGCGCCGACGGCCTCAAGGTCGGCATGGGGCCGGCATCCATCTGCACCACGCGCGTCGTCTCCGGCGTCGGCGTGCCGCAGCTCACCGCCATCGCGGCGGCGGCGCGGGTCGCGAAGGACTTCGACATCCCGCTGATCGCCGACGGCGGCATCAAGTTCAGCGGCGACATTCCCAAGGCGCTGGCGGCGGGCGCCGACTCGGTGATGATCGGCGGCCTCTTCGCCGGCACCGAGGAGAGCCCGGGCGAGACGATCCTCTACCAGGGCCGCACCTACAAGCTGTACCGCGGCATGGGCTCGCTGGAGGCGATGCGCGAACGCGAGGGCAGCCGCAACCGGTACATGCAGGACGAGGAGGAGCAGATGAAGCTGGTGCCCGAGGGCATCGAAGGGCGGGTGCCGCACAAGGGGCCGCTCAGCTTCATCGTCGCCCAACTCGTCGGCGGCCTGAAGGCCGGCATGGGCTACGTCGGCTGCCGCACCATCGAGGAGCTGCAGACCAGCGCGCGCTTCATGCGGGTCTCCAACGCCTCGCTGCAGGAGAGCCACGTGCACGACGTGTTCATCGCCAAGGAGGCGCCGAACTACCAGCGGTCGGGCGACCGGTGA